GGGGGGGGGGTGCCCCACCCCCGGCCGCCTCGCCCCATGGTCTCGTGTGGGGTGGCCCCCCCCCCACCAGTTTGCCTAGGCCACCACCGTTGATTCGCCTCTCCTTCGATCGTGGCACCCTGCTGGCGCAAACTGGCGGGGAGCAAGAATCCTCGGCTCTGGAGCCTCGGGGATTTCGCTGGGACAAACGAGTCGAGGCCTGGCGGGCGCCAGCGTGGCGCTATCGGGAGCTGATCCTGGCGCTGCGCAAGAGCGACCTGGAGCTCGAAGACAGCGCCCGGGCCTACGAGAAATTCGACGCCTTGCCTTCGCGCCTCCTGCGCGAGCCTTTTCCCCATCAACAAGAAGCGGTGGACGCCTGGTGGCAGGCCAAAGGCCAGGGCACGGTGGTGCTGCCCACGGGCTCCGGCAAGACCTATGTTGCCCAGCTGGTGATGGAGAAGGCGCGGTGCAGCACCCTGGTGGTGACGCCGACCCTCGACCTCATGCAGCAGTGGTACGGCGTCCTCGACACGAGCTACGACCGCACCATCGGTCTGCTGGGGGGCGGCTACCACGAGCTTGAGGACCTGACCGTCACCACCTATGACTCTGCCTACTTGCACATGGATCGCTTGGGGGACCGGTACGGGCTCCTGGTCTTCGACGAATGCCATCACCTGCCGGGACCGTCCTACGCTCTCGCCGCCGAGGCCTCCCTGGCGCCTTTTCGCCTGGGTCTCACCGCCACGCCGGAGCGAGAGGACGGGCTGCACTGGCGCTACGACGACCTCATCGGACCCGTCGTCTACCGCAAAGAGATCGACCAGCTGGCCGGGGAGTATTTGGCCCAATACGAGACGGTGCGGCTGCAGGTGCGCCTGTCGGAGGAGGAGCGGGAGGAATACGCCGCCGAGCGGGGCATTTACCGCGAGTTCGTCGAGGGCCACGGCCTGCGGCTGGGAGCGCCGGGGGGGTGGAATCGCTTCCTCATGCTTTCCTCCCAGAGCCAGGAGGGCCGCCGGGCCTTCCTCGCCTACCGCCGGCAGAAGAGCATCGCCGAGGCGTCGGACGGCAAGCTCCAGCTCCTCGAACGGCTGCTGCGCCGCCACCGGCACGATCGGGTACTGGTCTTCACCGCCGACAATGACACGGTCTATCGCATTTCTCAGCGGCTTTTGATCCCTGCCATCACCCACCAGACCAAGGTCAAGGAGCGGCACCACATCCTCCAGGCCTTCAACTCCGGCGAGTATCCCTTCTTGGTCACCTCCAAGGTGCTCAACGAGGGGGTGGACGTACCGGCGGCGAGCGTCGGAGTGGTGCTCTCCGGGAGCGGCAGCGTGCGCGAGCATGTCCAACGGCTGGGCCGCATCCTGCGCCGCGGCGAGGGCAAGGAGGCAGTGCTCTACGAGGTGGTGGCGGAAGATACGGCGGAGGAATTCGTCAGCAGCCGGCGGCGGAGGCACCGTGCTTACCAGTGACCTGGTGCGGGTGTCGGTGCGCAAGGGCCGGATCTACCCGCGCTACATCGACCCCGGGAACGAGGAATACCGCCGTCTGGCGAAGGAGCTGGTGGAGACCTTCCAGCGTCACCTGCAGCGGCCCAAGGGAGAGCTGGACCGGGATCTCAAGGAGCTGCTGGGCACTGGCACCGCCTTCCTGCTGCACCGCGGGCTGGCCAAGCTGCTCTTCGACCGCTGCGAGTTCGACACCCGGGCACCGCGGGATCCGGAGGAGCTGCGCCAGGCGGTGTTCTCCGCCGCCGCGGAGGCGTTCCGGAGTGGCGACGGCGGCGACTTGCTCTTCCGCCAGGACGTGCTGGAGCAGGTAGGGGCGGATCTGGCGCTCACTCCGGAGGAGCTGGAGCGAGGGCTCTACGCCGACCTCAAGGACCAGCAGGTGCTCCAGCGCTTCGAGGAGTGCAGCGGCGAATGGTTGCTGCACCGCTACAACACGGCCCTGGCCCAGGCGGTGCTGCTGCGGGCGCGGGAGCTGACGCTGGAGATCCGCGGCCAGACCCAGGCGCGCTATCGGGCCCTCTTCCGCAAGCTCAAATTCTTCCAGCTGCTGCACCGCATCCGCGCCACCGGCGGCGGCTACCGCATCACCCTCGACGGCCCGGCCTCTCTCTTCCAGTCGAGCACCCGCTACGGCCTCCAGATGGCCAGCTTCCTGCCGACCCTGACTCACTTCGATGGCTGGCAGTTGGAGGCGCAGCTGCTGTGGGGCAAAAAGCGGCTGGATCGCAGCTTCGAGCTGTCGTCGGAGCAGGGCCTCCAGCCCATCAGCCGCCTCACCGGTCAGTGGCGGCCGGAAGAGGTGAGCTGGCTGCCGGAGCAGTTCGAGAAGCTGAAGACGGAGTGGCAGGTTTCTACCGAGGCGGAGATCGTCGATCTCGGCGGCCAGGGGATCCTGGTGCCGGATTTCGTCTTCCACCACCCGCCGACGGGGCGCAAGGTGTGGATGGAGGTCTGCGGATTCTGGAATCGGGGATCGGTGAAGAGCCGTCTGGAGCTGCTGCGCCGTCACGGGCCGGAGAATGTGATCCTGGGGCTGTCGAAGTCCCTGGCTTCGGATCCCGAGGCGTTGGAGGACCTGCCGGCGGAGGTCTACGTGTTCCGCTCTGCTCCCATCGCTCGGGAGGTGCGGCGGATGCTGGAAGCCTGGGACGAGTAGCTGGGCTCTCGGGCCCCACATCCTCCCGGGCATCGGGTCGCAGAAGCGCCTCGCTAGGTTAAGATTTTCCTCGGATGATGATGACTTTCCGCCGCAAGCTTTCCCCGTTCCTCGTCGTGCTGGTAGCCGCCGTGCTGCTGGTGTTGGGGGTGGTGGCTCTGGAACGGGGCGCGGCGGAGGATCCGGCGGTATCGGCCGGCCCGTCGTCGGTGGAGGCCGTGGCTTCGAGCCCAGAAGGTTCGGTGGATCGCTCCGCGCAGACGGCGGCGGAGGGGAACCAGCTCCTTCCCGATGAGCCCCGCGCCCTGGGCCTCGCCGGCGGCTATGTCGACGATCAAACCTGCGCCCGCTGCCACGGGGACCTCTACCGCTCCTACCAGGCCGTGGGCATGGCCCAGGCGTTCTACCGCCCCGGGGCACGGGAGGCCATCGAGGATTTCGAGAACACCGGCTTCTATCACTCGCCGTCGCGGCGCCACTACGAGATCCGGCGCAGCGGCGACGAGTTGGTGATGCGCCGCTACCAGCTGGCGGAGGACGGCCAGCCCATCAACGAGTTGGAGCAGAAGGTCGATTGGATTTTGGGCTCGGGGCACACCTCCAGGAGCTATCTCTACCAGACGGAGTGGGGAGAGCTGTACCAGCTGCCGGTGGCCTGGTACACCCAATCCCAAAGCTGGGCCATGGCGCCGGGCTTTGACAATGAAGACCACCAAGGAACGCTGCGGCGCACCCGCCGGGAGTGCATGTTCTGCCACAACGGCTATCCGGACGTGGCGGCGGGCACGGACGACTACGGTGACCCCCAAACCTATCCCCACGAGCTGCCCCAGGGCCTGGGCTGCCAGCGCTGCCATGGGCCGGGCAAGGAGCATGTGGAAGCGGTGATCGCCGGTGAGGAGGACGCGGCGGTGCGCGCGGCGGTGCTGAACCCGAGCCGGCTGAGCCCGGGGCGCAGCCTGGAAGTCTGCCTGCAGTGCCATTTCCAGCCATCGGTGGCGCTCTCGGGGGTGCGGCGCTTCGGGCGGGGAGATTATTCGTATCGGCCGGGGGAGCCGCTGTCGGACTATGTCGCGCCGCTGGACGTGGTGGAGGATCGCCCGCAGGAGGAGCGCT
This genomic interval from Acidobacteriota bacterium contains the following:
- a CDS encoding DEAD/DEAH box helicase family protein encodes the protein MIRLSFDRGTLLAQTGGEQESSALEPRGFRWDKRVEAWRAPAWRYRELILALRKSDLELEDSARAYEKFDALPSRLLREPFPHQQEAVDAWWQAKGQGTVVLPTGSGKTYVAQLVMEKARCSTLVVTPTLDLMQQWYGVLDTSYDRTIGLLGGGYHELEDLTVTTYDSAYLHMDRLGDRYGLLVFDECHHLPGPSYALAAEASLAPFRLGLTATPEREDGLHWRYDDLIGPVVYRKEIDQLAGEYLAQYETVRLQVRLSEEEREEYAAERGIYREFVEGHGLRLGAPGGWNRFLMLSSQSQEGRRAFLAYRRQKSIAEASDGKLQLLERLLRRHRHDRVLVFTADNDTVYRISQRLLIPAITHQTKVKERHHILQAFNSGEYPFLVTSKVLNEGVDVPAASVGVVLSGSGSVREHVQRLGRILRRGEGKEAVLYEVVAEDTAEEFVSSRRRRHRAYQ
- a CDS encoding DUF790 family protein — translated: MLTSDLVRVSVRKGRIYPRYIDPGNEEYRRLAKELVETFQRHLQRPKGELDRDLKELLGTGTAFLLHRGLAKLLFDRCEFDTRAPRDPEELRQAVFSAAAEAFRSGDGGDLLFRQDVLEQVGADLALTPEELERGLYADLKDQQVLQRFEECSGEWLLHRYNTALAQAVLLRARELTLEIRGQTQARYRALFRKLKFFQLLHRIRATGGGYRITLDGPASLFQSSTRYGLQMASFLPTLTHFDGWQLEAQLLWGKKRLDRSFELSSEQGLQPISRLTGQWRPEEVSWLPEQFEKLKTEWQVSTEAEIVDLGGQGILVPDFVFHHPPTGRKVWMEVCGFWNRGSVKSRLELLRRHGPENVILGLSKSLASDPEALEDLPAEVYVFRSAPIAREVRRMLEAWDE